Within the Clostridium scatologenes genome, the region GTGGAGATGATGAAATACTACAAAAAATATGTAAAGGGGTAACATCTGGTGAAATAATAGAAGCTGGAAAAAAGGTTAAAAATGTTGGAATAAAACTTTCAGTTACTCTTATTTCAGGTATAGGAGGAAAGTATAAGTGGAAGAAAAATGCATTAGAATCTGCAAAGATTATAACTTCCATTGATCCTGATTATGTTGGAATTCTAACTCTTTTAGTGGAGCCGGGAACGAAAATGTATGAAGAAGTAAACTCGGGAAATTTTGAACTGTTAAACCCTAAAGAAATTATGCTTGAAACTTTAGAATTTATAAAAAATATTAATGTAACTAACTGTATTTTTAGAAGCAATCATCCTTCAAATTATGTAGCATTAAGAGGAACTTTTCCACAAGATAAAGAAAAAATGATTGCTCTAATAGAAGATGTTATAAATGGAAAGTATGAATATAGACCTGAGAGGTTTAGAGCTTTATAGAACTTTTTATATTCATCATGTTAGTTAAAATCAAGGTGTTTTAGAAAAATAAGAATTTAGAGATGGAGTCATCTAGAAAGATGGCTCTACTTTTATGCATATAAATAGAATAATAAGTGATTTTATTACTGTACGAGGAAGTATTTATATAAAGTACAATATAAGTTATAATATATAAGGATATTCTAGAAATAGAAGTTTAATATAGTTTATATAAAGTTTTAATTTAGAGGGATAAAAATGAATGATGATATTTCAAACAGTATACTGGAACAAGCAAATAATTTTATAGAAAAAAAGTTCGGAATATATTTTAGTAAAAAAATGACTAAGAATCTTTTAAGAATATTATCTAATATTGCCAAACAAAAGAATATTGAAATTGAAGAGTACATTAATAATATGATTTTAAATAGACTTTCTCAAAAGGAACTTGAGTATTTAATAACAAATATAACTATTGGGGAAACTTATTTTTTTAGAGATAAAAAATTATTTGATATAGTTAGAAATAAAATATTGCCTAATATAATTGAAAAAAAACACTTCAGTAAAACTTTAAAAATTTGGAGTGCAGGTTGTGCAACAGGAGAAGAAGCTTTTTCAATAGCTATTATGATTAAAGAAACTATTTCTAATTACAAAAATTGGAATGTTGAAATTATTGCTACAGATATAAATGATAATTTTTTAAAAAAGGCTAGGAATGGAATATATGGTGAATGGTCTTTTAGAGGAACTAGTGAAAGTTTTAAAAGAGAGTATTTTGATAAAATTGATAACAATGAATATAAAATTAAAGATTCAATTTCAAAAATGGTAAAATTTAAAAATTTAAATTTGGTAAACAGTACTTATTATTTGGATAATGAATTTATCAATGATGTGGATATTATATTTTGTAGAAATGTTCTAATATACTTCAATAAACATAGAGCAGAAGAAATAATTGGACGTTTTTATAAATCACTCTTAAGTGGAGGATGGCTAATTGTAGCTCCTGCTGAAAATATGTATGTCAGTGGTACATCTTTTAGTGCTGTAAATTTTGATGGTGCATTTTTATATAATAAAAATACTGAAGTAAAAAAGTGGAAAAAAATTGTTCGTGAAAAAAATGCATTAGAAAATTTTTCGATGAACAATAAAATTAATAATTATAAAACATCAAAAAATAATTTGGTACGATTTTTGAAAAATATTAGTGAACCCTTAGATTCATGTAAAAAAGAAGCAAATACGACTGTTAAAGAGCTTAAGAATTTGTGTAAACTTTTGGCTAATGAAGGAAAACTTCAAGAAGCACTTGAGTGTTGTAAAAAGATTATTTATCAAGATAAAATAAATCCTGAAAATTATTATTTACTTGCAACAATTCAAGAAGAAAAAGGAAATATTACTGAAGCTATAACATCATTAAAAAAGACTATTTATTTAGAATCTAATTTTATTATGGCGTATTTCAATTTAGGAAATTTAAACTTAAAACAGCAAAAGTTTAAAGAAGCTTTTAAAAACTTTCGAATAGCTCTTAAATTACTTGAAAATTTTAATGAAGAAGATATAGTTCCACATTCAGAAAAAGCTACAGCAGGAATGCTTAAACAAGTAATTGAAAATATAAATTTCAAAGGAGAACTATATGGAGAAATGTAATATTGATAATGAAAATAACAGTATAGAAGTAGTCGGTTTTTTGTTAAATAATGACAAAAACAAAGAAAAGTATGCCATTGAGGTTTTATATGTAGAAGAAGTATGTTTTTTCAAAAGTATTACGAAACTTCCATGTACTCCTGCTTTTATTATAGGAATAATGAATTTTAGAGGAAAAATAATATCTGTAATAGACATTAGAAATTTTTTAGAATTTACTTCAAAATCAATAGATTGTAAAGATGTTAAAAATATAATAGTTGTAAAGCTCAATGACATTGAATTTGGAATAGCAGCAGATTTTATTTTAGGATGTACTAAAATTTCCATGTTAGAAATACAAAAGGATATTTTACATATAGAAAATACAAAAAAACACTATTTTAGAGGTATAACAAGAGAAAAAAATATTATTTTAAATATTAAAAATATAATATTAGATAAAGAAATTATTATAGATGAAGAAAATTTTCAATGATATTTACAAGGGGGAAAAATAAAAGTATGAAAAAAATCAATTTACTTAATGGTTTGAGGACAAAACTTATTATATATTTTCTAATAATAGCAATGGTGCCATCAGCTATTATAGCAGCACTTAGCTACAATAATTCAAGAAAATCCCTTAAGCAGCAAGCTATTGATGAACTTACTGTTTTGAGAAATGAAAAGAAACATGATATAGAAGATTATTTTAAGTCTGGTAAAAGTAGAATTTCATATATGGCCCAGGAACCAACAGTTGTAGAAGCTATGACAAAGCTTATTCAGACCCCTATTAATAGTACTGATTATAATAATGTATACAATAAATACAATCCTACATTTACTAATTTTATAAATAGAATGGAAAAGGGAGACATACTGTTAGTAGATTGTAAGACAGGAAGTGTTTTGTATTCAACTTTAAAAGAGCAGGATTATGGGGCTAATCTTTTAACAGATTCATACAAAAACACTAATGTAGGCAGAGCATTTCAAAGCTGTAAAAATAGTAATGATAAAAATTTTACAACAATCACTGATTATGAATTTTATGCACCTTCCAGTAATAAACCTATTGCATGTATAGCAGCGCCTATATTCAATGGAGATGAAAAAGTTGGAGTCCTTATTTTTAAGTTAGGACCAGAAAGAATAGATGAAATTATATCCAACAATAACAATTGGAAGGATATGAATCTTGGAAAAACTGGAGAAATACTTTTAATTGGAAGTGACTATAAGCTTAGAAATAACACGCGATTTTTAAATAATGAAACAGATGAAAAAATAAAAGTAGCAAAATCTACTATACTTTTAAAGGAAATAAAAACTAAAGTTGCAGAAGATGTACTAGCCGGTAAAACTAATGTCGATACATACTTTGACTATAATAACAATAAATGCATTATTGCTTATACTCCTTTAAATATTGATGGATTGAGGTGGGGAATATCAGTTAAAATAGATGAAAATGAAGCATTTAGTCCAATAAATAAGCTGCAAAATTTAATGTTTATTGTTTTAATAGCTGCAGCTTTAGCTATAATAGCTATTTCTTTTGCTATAGCATCAAATATTGCATGCCCAATGATAAAAATGTCAAAGGTTGCACGTAGGATTTCAGAAGGAGATTTAACAGTTAAAATGCCTGAAGAAAAACGTTCAGATGAAATAGGAATTTTAATAAACTCATTTTCTAATATGCTTGAACAGCTTAGAAAACAGACAAAGGAAATTACTAATGTGGTGAATGTTATAGCAGCTTCTGTAAGTGAAATTACAGTTTCACTTACTCAAGTGACTTCAGGAGCAGCTCAAACATCTTCTGCAGTTAGTGAAACTACAGCAACAGTAGAAGAAGTAAAACAAACTGTACATGTATCTAGTGAAAAAACAAAAAGTGTTTCAAATACTGCAAAACAATCTGTACAAATATCAGGAGCAGGTGTGAAAGCAACAGAAGAAACTATAGATGGAATGAACGAGATAAATAGTCAAATGCAAAAAATTGCAGAAAGTATATTGGCTTTGAGTGAACAAAGTCAGAATATTAGCGATATCATAGAGAGTGTAGAAAACATTTCAGAGCAGTCCAATATTCTTGCAGTAAATGCTTCAATAGAAGCAGCTAAAGCAGGTGAACAAGGAAAAGGTTTTTCTATAGTAGCACAGGAAATTAGAAATTTAGCAGATCAATCAAAACAAGGAATCAGACATGTAAGAAATATATTAAAAGATATTCAAAAGGCTACCAATACAGCTGTAATGACTACAGAAAAAGGAATAAAACTTGTGGAAATAGGAATGAATAAGGCATCTGAAGCAGGAAATGCTATAGAAAAACTAATGGATAATATAACTATTTCTGCTCAATCAGCGGTGCAGATAGAAGCTTCAAGTCAACAGCAGTTGATTGGAATGGATCAAGTTGCTATAGCAATGGAGGGAATAAATGAAGCAAGTATTCAAAATGTGGATAGCATGAAACAGTTAGAAGAAGCAACCAACAATCTTCAAGAAATGGGAGAAAGACTTAAAGAACTAATTAAACAATATAATGTTTGAAGAAAGAGAGGATGAAGATGAATACAAATGATGATGAATTTTTAAAAAAACTTATTTCTACATTTAAAATAGAGGCTCATGATCATTTAAAAAATATTTCATTATCTCTTATAGAATTGGAAAAATACCAAGGTGATGGAAAAAAATCAATTGTTGAAACTATACATAGGGAATTTCATAGTTTAAAGGGAGCAGCAAGAGCAGTCAATATTGAGGAAATTGAAACTATCTGCCATAAAATTGAAAGCATATTTTCTGACATAAAAAAAGAAAAGCTGTTTTTAAATGAAGAAATGTTTGATGTATTTAATGAGTCAGTTGATATTATGGAAGAAATAATTTCTTTTCCTAATGATAATAGAGATATTTCTAAGATAATTAGAAAAATAGATAATGTAGTAGTGGTAAAAAATTCAAAAAAGAAATTGATTGAAGTAAATAACGTAGTAGCAAAAAAAACTCTGGAGATAAAGAAATTGCAGCCGCTTGCTAAGTCGAAAATAGATGTGAATTTAAGAGAAGAATATGATAAAAAGCAGGAATCTGTAAAAGTTTCTACAGACAAGTTGCCTGATGTTATTAGAGTTTCTAAAGATAAGTTAGATTCTTTATTAATTCAAGGAGAAGAAATGCTGTATATAAAGCTTTCTTCTAATGAAACTGTAAAAGAAGCTAAAGCTATTAAGGAATTATTAGATTTGTGGAAAAAGGAAAAAGATTATAATTATATTAAAATGATAGAGAATAGCATAAATAGCTTAATAAAGTCATCTGAAAATGATGAAAGTACTATAGAAACTATGATGAATAAGTTTATGGAAGATATAAAAGATATAATGTTATTGCCATTTTCTTATATACTTGAAATGTTTCCTAAAATGGTAAGAGATTTATCTAAAAAAATGGATAAAAAAATAAAATTTATAAGTGAAGGAACAAAAGTAGAAATTGATAGACGTATTTTGGAGGAAATTAAGGACCCATTTATGCATATAATTAGAAATTGTGTAGATCATGGTATAGAAAAACCAGAAGAAAGGAAAAAGTTAGGAAAAAATCCTGAAGGAACTATAAAGTTAATTATCACACAAATAAGCGGTGATAAAGTCAAAATTCAAATTTCAGATGATGGTTCAGGAATTAATATTGATAAAGTTAAAGAAAAGGCTGCTAAAAATCATATATTGGCACAATCAGAAATTAAAAATATTGATGATGAAAGTGCAAAAACATTGATCTTTAAATCAGGAATTTCTACAAGTGATATAATTACAGATATATCAGGCAGGGGATTGGGACTTGCTATTGTACATGAAAAAATACAAAACCTTGATGGTACTATAAGTATAGAAACTGAAGCCGATAAGGGAACTGCTTTTAATATAATACTTCCTATAACTATTTCTACCAATAGAGGAATAATTGTGAAGGTATCAAATCAGGAATTTGTAGTACCGACAGATAAAGTGGAAAAAGTTATTAGAATCAAAAGCGATGAAATTGAATTAATAGAAAATAGAGCTGTGGTAGTATGGCAAGAATATATTATTCCTATTTTTGACCTTAAGGATATATTACAAATATCAGATAGTAATATAGAAAAAAGTTCTAGTGATATTGTATCAATTTTAATAATTAATTTCATGGAACAAAGAATGGCTTTAAAAGTTGATGAAATAGTAGTGGAACAGGAAGTACTTGTAAAAAGGTTTAATAAGCCGCTAAAAAGGGTTAAAAATATTTCAGGAGCAACCATTTTAGGTTCTGGCAGGGTAGTTCCTATATTAAATGTTCAAGATTTAATAAAATCTTCTTTTAAACATGAAGATAACTATTTTAAAGTTAACTCAGTTAGTGAAGAAAAAGTAGTAGAAAAGAAGTCCATCATTGTTGTAGATGATTCAATTACATCTAGGACACTTTTAAAAAATATTTTAGAAAATTATGGGTATCAAGTAAAAACAGCAGTAGATGGTCTTCAGGGATGGAGGCTTATGAAAAATGAAAAGTTTGATTTAGTAGTAACAGATATAGAAATGCCTGTAATGAATGGGTTTGAGTTAACTAAAAAGATTAGGGATGATAGTAAGATTTCAGATATACCTGTTGTGTTAGTAACTTCATTGGAATCAAAGGAGGATAAGGAAAGAGGAATAGATGTTGGAGCTAGTGCTTATATTGTAAAAAGTGATTTTAGGCAAAGCAGTTTATTGGATACTATAAAAAGATTAATATAATAAGGATATTTGATTTTATGAAGGATTTTTATGTAAGAATAGGAGATAGAAAATGATTAAAGTGCTTGTAGTAGATGATTCTCTTATTGTTCAACAAATGATAGTTGATATACTAAATTCTGATAAAGATATAAAAGTAATAGGTGTAGCTAATAGTGGTGAAAGTGCAATTAAATTTATGCATAAAAATAAACCTGATATTGTAACTATGGATATAATCATGCCTGGAATTGGTGGCTTTGAGGCAATCAAGATGATAATGGAAACAAATCCTGTACCTATTATAGTAATAAGTGGATTATCTGATAATGAAAATATGAATAAAACTTTTGAGGCTATGGAATCAGGAGCTGTTTCCGTAATAGAAAAGCCTTTAGAAATAAAAAGTAATGATTTTGAAAAAATATCAGAAAATATTATTAAAACAGTTAAATTAATGTCGGAAATAAAGGTAGTAAAGCGCAAGGCAAATTACAATAAAATGAAACCTAATATTTCTAGTAAATTTAATAATTCTTTTACAAATATAAAGTTAGTAGTTATAGGTGTGTCTACAGGAGGACCTCCTGTACTTCAAACAATATTTTCAAAATTGCCTGAAAATATTAAAGTTCCTATACTTGTTGTACAACATATAGTGCCTGGTTTTATAAATGGCCTTATAGATTGGCTTTCAAAGTCTACAAAATATCCCATACATATAGCTAAACAAGAAGAAAAGGTATTGCCAGGGCATATTTATTTTGCACCAGATGGATTTCATATGGAAATTAGACCAAATAATAAAGTTTTTTTAAGCAATGAAGAGAAGGAAAATGGATTGAAACCTTCAGTATCTCATTTGTTTAGATCTGCGGCTGACTACTATGGCAAAGAGGTTATGGGAATTCTTTTAACAGGTATGGGTAGAGATGGTGCTAAAGAACTAAAATTATTAAAAGATAAAGGGGCGCTTACTGTGGTTCAGGATAAAGAGAGTTCTGTAGTTTACGGTATGCCAGGAGAGGCTGTAAAACTTGGTGCTGAAACATATATTCTTTCGCCTGAAAAGATTGTAGAATTGTTCAAAAGATACTAGATGCAACAAAATGTTTGTAAGTAAAAGGAGGAAAAGCTAATAATGAATAGAAATGTAGAAATTTTAGTTGTTGAGGATAGTTTAACACAAGCAGAACAGCTTAGACTTATTCTTGAAAAAGAAAATTATAAAGTGAAAATTGCAAAAAATGGTATTGAAGCTTTAGAACTTATAGATGAATCTATACCTGATTTAATAGTAACTGATATTCTTATGCCTAAAATGGATGGATATGAATTATGTCAAAAAATAAAATCAGATGATAAACTAAAGAATATTCCAGTGATTTTACTTACATCGCTTGCAGATCCTATTGATGTTATAAGAGGGCTTAAGGTTAGAGCGGATAATTTTATAACAAAGCCATATAAAGAAGAATTTCTTATTTCAAGAATTCAACATATGTTAATTAATATAGAACTGAGAAAAAATAGATTAAGTGAAATGGGTATTGAAGTATTTTTTGAAGGAGAAAAATATTTTATTAATTCTGAGAGAATACAGATAATAGACCTTCTTCTTTCTACTTTTGAAAATGCTGTACAAAAGACTAAAGAACTTGAGGATACAAATATGAAACTAAGAAAAGCTTTTAAAACTATAAGAAAGCTTGAAAAGAATTATAAAGCAATTCTTGAAAGTAGTAAAGATGCTTTATTAGTAATTAACTATAATAAAGAAATACTTTACTCAAATCCTGCATCACAAAAACTATTTGGTGAAAATTATAAAATGGCAATACTGGATATTTTAAATTTTGATGAAATAGAAGACAGCAGCACAGAACTTACGATAAGCTATCCAGATGGAAGTGAAATTATTGTAAGCATGCGTATTTCAGAAACAGATTGGGAAGGTAACGAAGCATATCTTTTGTCTATTAGAGATGTAACTGAAGAAGCATGTTTGCGTGAACAATTAAAAATTCAATCTCTCACAGATGAACTTACAAAATTATACAATAGAAGAGGCTTCTTAAGTTTAATTGAACACAAAATTAAACTTGCAAAACTTAGTAAAAAAGGTATGATACTGTTTTTTGTTGATATTGATGATATGAAAAGTATTAATGACAATTTATCTCATAATTATGGTGATCGTGCAATAATTGGTGCTTCAAATATTTTAAAAGATACTTTTAGTGAAAATGATATTGTGGCAAGGGTAGGAGGAGATGAATTTGCGGTTTTAGCTGTAGATGTATATGAAAGTGATATTAAAAAATTTATGGACAAACTCTTAGAAAAACAGGAGCTTTTTAATGAAAAAAATGAATATTGTTTTAGCATATCTATGAGTGTAGGTGCTACTTATTTTAATCCCGAAGATTCAGTAAATGTTAGTGAATTAATAGAAGAAGCTGATAAGCAAATGTATGAACATAAAAAAAACAAGCATATACGATGAATTAAATTATTTAAAAAGTATGTTGGTGTATAATACAAAAACGAAAGCTATATATTCTTGTTTACAACTAATTAAACCTTGTTGTGGAAGAGTATGTAGTTTTTGTATTATACTGTAGTTAGACGTTAAGTAATTATTAAATAAAGTTAAGATTTTTTTAAGATTTTAGTAATAAGTATGTAACATAATGATGATATAGTATAATTAAGAGTATTTAGCTTAAATTAACTGGGTAAATAGTTATGAATATCTCTTTTAATGTTAGCATATATCTTTTAAACGTATGTTCATTATTTATTAATAGTTTGTTTATTGTTAGCAATTATAATATAATATGTAAACAAAATTTTTATAAATATTTATAGGGTGGATTTAAAGATGAATATTACAGATGTATTAAATGAAATTAATAAAATAAGTGAGGAACTTAAGGATAAAATTGCTCCTGTGGAAGTACTTAAAAAATTTAATGGAGGAAGATCTGGTGCAGGGGTATATATGGTGGAATATGGAGATGACAATAGAGTTGGAATATTAAAGATAACCAGCAGCAATGAAGCAGAAGTATTTCATAAGGCATATAAAATGGCAGTAGAAAACAACATGCAGAAATATGTTGCTAAACTTATAACTAGTTATGAATTAGGAAATAAGGATGATTCTACTTTATATGTTAATTTATATGATTTAGCTGGTGATGACATATACAAAAGTGAAACATTCTTGGACAAAGTGCTTAATGAGGATGAATTAAAGGATAATATAATTTCAAAAATAAGTAAATTTCTTTTTTGTTGGAATAGAGAACACAAGAAAAAATATGTGTCTCCTGTTGATATGGTTAAAAAGGAACTTTCATATAGATATATGGATAATAAGTATGTTAAAGCTTTTGAAGATATAGGAGTGGATAAATATACAAAATGGATATCATTAGATGGAACGGATACTATATTGCCTAATCCTTATTATTATTTTAATAATAGAAATGTTTGGGATGGATTAAAGGTGGCTTGCCTAACTTCTTTAGCTCATGGAGACTTTCAAGGAGATAATATTATAATAACTGAAAATAAGCCTATTATAATAGATTTTTGTGATTTATTAGAAGATTGTAATGTTTTTCATGATTTAAGGTATTTAGAATCTATTACATTAGGAGATTGTTTGGAAATTGATAAAGAAAGTAATAGAGAACTTTGGAGCAAAGTGTGCGAGAGTTTAAGTAGAGGTTTGACAGAAGTTGAGATTCCTCAAGGGAGAGGAATGAGCCTTTTAAGACAACTTATATCTAAGCTTAGAGCAAATGTTAAACTGATTGTTTCTGATAGCCGTAACAGTTTATATAATCCTTCGTTCTATTTAGCAGGTATGTCGTCTGGATTAATTAATATGAGAAAATACAAGGATATAAATAAGAAAAAGGCTGCTTTTGTATATGCAGCTTACAATTTAAAAATGTTTTTAAAGGATGAAGCTGTTAATATGTATGAGCCTAGATTAGATTCTTGTATGGTTTTTAATTGGAAATGTGATAAGAAGGAAAATGCGTTTGTACATTTAGAACCTATTAGTTCAAGAAGCACTAGAAGAATTAATGTAACAGATAAAGTATTAAGTTTAACATAAACAAATGTTTTGTAAGTACATTTTAAATTGGAGATGATTATTATGAACGGTGTAAAAGAACAGGAACTTCAAGAATTAACTGAAGAAATAGAGATAATTCTTTCAATTAAAGATGATATTTCAAAGGATGAAGTAGAGAATTTCAAAGGTAAATTTTTATTACTATCTGAGTATGATATAAGAAGAAAAATAAGTGAAGTTACTAAAAATAATATATATTTAGAGGAATTTGAAAAATCAAATCTTAATGAGGAAATTGAAGATAACATTGAAATTAATAATATAAATGATAGCGAAAAGAATACAATGAAACAACAAGAAAATACCTCTAGAGATTTATTAGTTAATAATGAAATTAATATAGATGAAAAAATTAAAAAGACTGAATTTGAAAATATTAATGGAAATGAAAAGTTAAAAGAAGAGATAAAATGTGAAGAAATTATTGAAAAAAATAAAGAGAAAAATATTGAAATAGTGGATGAAAATAATATGCCAGAAATTTCTTTTGTGAAAGCGGAAGTAAAG harbors:
- the cheB gene encoding chemotaxis-specific protein-glutamate methyltransferase CheB, which encodes MIKVLVVDDSLIVQQMIVDILNSDKDIKVIGVANSGESAIKFMHKNKPDIVTMDIIMPGIGGFEAIKMIMETNPVPIIVISGLSDNENMNKTFEAMESGAVSVIEKPLEIKSNDFEKISENIIKTVKLMSEIKVVKRKANYNKMKPNISSKFNNSFTNIKLVVIGVSTGGPPVLQTIFSKLPENIKVPILVVQHIVPGFINGLIDWLSKSTKYPIHIAKQEEKVLPGHIYFAPDGFHMEIRPNNKVFLSNEEKENGLKPSVSHLFRSAADYYGKEVMGILLTGMGRDGAKELKLLKDKGALTVVQDKESSVVYGMPGEAVKLGAETYILSPEKIVELFKRY
- a CDS encoding CheR family methyltransferase, with translation MNDDISNSILEQANNFIEKKFGIYFSKKMTKNLLRILSNIAKQKNIEIEEYINNMILNRLSQKELEYLITNITIGETYFFRDKKLFDIVRNKILPNIIEKKHFSKTLKIWSAGCATGEEAFSIAIMIKETISNYKNWNVEIIATDINDNFLKKARNGIYGEWSFRGTSESFKREYFDKIDNNEYKIKDSISKMVKFKNLNLVNSTYYLDNEFINDVDIIFCRNVLIYFNKHRAEEIIGRFYKSLLSGGWLIVAPAENMYVSGTSFSAVNFDGAFLYNKNTEVKKWKKIVREKNALENFSMNNKINNYKTSKNNLVRFLKNISEPLDSCKKEANTTVKELKNLCKLLANEGKLQEALECCKKIIYQDKINPENYYLLATIQEEKGNITEAITSLKKTIYLESNFIMAYFNLGNLNLKQQKFKEAFKNFRIALKLLENFNEEDIVPHSEKATAGMLKQVIENINFKGELYGEM
- a CDS encoding radical SAM protein — translated: MEYEGIVYRPPSEAYSLIIQVTIGCSHNKCSFCSMYKDKKFRIRSLEEVYKDLHEARKLYSNVERIFLADGDSLVLKTEMLEKILLKIKKLYPECKRVSAYAAPKDILRKSENELENLKKLGLKMLYMGIESGDDEILQKICKGVTSGEIIEAGKKVKNVGIKLSVTLISGIGGKYKWKKNALESAKIITSIDPDYVGILTLLVEPGTKMYEEVNSGNFELLNPKEIMLETLEFIKNINVTNCIFRSNHPSNYVALRGTFPQDKEKMIALIEDVINGKYEYRPERFRAL
- a CDS encoding chemotaxis protein CheW, with amino-acid sequence MEKCNIDNENNSIEVVGFLLNNDKNKEKYAIEVLYVEEVCFFKSITKLPCTPAFIIGIMNFRGKIISVIDIRNFLEFTSKSIDCKDVKNIIVVKLNDIEFGIAADFILGCTKISMLEIQKDILHIENTKKHYFRGITREKNIILNIKNIILDKEIIIDEENFQ
- a CDS encoding diguanylate cyclase domain-containing protein, translating into MNRNVEILVVEDSLTQAEQLRLILEKENYKVKIAKNGIEALELIDESIPDLIVTDILMPKMDGYELCQKIKSDDKLKNIPVILLTSLADPIDVIRGLKVRADNFITKPYKEEFLISRIQHMLINIELRKNRLSEMGIEVFFEGEKYFINSERIQIIDLLLSTFENAVQKTKELEDTNMKLRKAFKTIRKLEKNYKAILESSKDALLVINYNKEILYSNPASQKLFGENYKMAILDILNFDEIEDSSTELTISYPDGSEIIVSMRISETDWEGNEAYLLSIRDVTEEACLREQLKIQSLTDELTKLYNRRGFLSLIEHKIKLAKLSKKGMILFFVDIDDMKSINDNLSHNYGDRAIIGASNILKDTFSENDIVARVGGDEFAVLAVDVYESDIKKFMDKLLEKQELFNEKNEYCFSISMSVGATYFNPEDSVNVSELIEEADKQMYEHKKNKHIR
- a CDS encoding methyl-accepting chemotaxis protein — translated: MKKINLLNGLRTKLIIYFLIIAMVPSAIIAALSYNNSRKSLKQQAIDELTVLRNEKKHDIEDYFKSGKSRISYMAQEPTVVEAMTKLIQTPINSTDYNNVYNKYNPTFTNFINRMEKGDILLVDCKTGSVLYSTLKEQDYGANLLTDSYKNTNVGRAFQSCKNSNDKNFTTITDYEFYAPSSNKPIACIAAPIFNGDEKVGVLIFKLGPERIDEIISNNNNWKDMNLGKTGEILLIGSDYKLRNNTRFLNNETDEKIKVAKSTILLKEIKTKVAEDVLAGKTNVDTYFDYNNNKCIIAYTPLNIDGLRWGISVKIDENEAFSPINKLQNLMFIVLIAAALAIIAISFAIASNIACPMIKMSKVARRISEGDLTVKMPEEKRSDEIGILINSFSNMLEQLRKQTKEITNVVNVIAASVSEITVSLTQVTSGAAQTSSAVSETTATVEEVKQTVHVSSEKTKSVSNTAKQSVQISGAGVKATEETIDGMNEINSQMQKIAESILALSEQSQNISDIIESVENISEQSNILAVNASIEAAKAGEQGKGFSIVAQEIRNLADQSKQGIRHVRNILKDIQKATNTAVMTTEKGIKLVEIGMNKASEAGNAIEKLMDNITISAQSAVQIEASSQQQLIGMDQVAIAMEGINEASIQNVDSMKQLEEATNNLQEMGERLKELIKQYNV
- a CDS encoding hybrid sensor histidine kinase/response regulator, translated to MNTNDDEFLKKLISTFKIEAHDHLKNISLSLIELEKYQGDGKKSIVETIHREFHSLKGAARAVNIEEIETICHKIESIFSDIKKEKLFLNEEMFDVFNESVDIMEEIISFPNDNRDISKIIRKIDNVVVVKNSKKKLIEVNNVVAKKTLEIKKLQPLAKSKIDVNLREEYDKKQESVKVSTDKLPDVIRVSKDKLDSLLIQGEEMLYIKLSSNETVKEAKAIKELLDLWKKEKDYNYIKMIENSINSLIKSSENDESTIETMMNKFMEDIKDIMLLPFSYILEMFPKMVRDLSKKMDKKIKFISEGTKVEIDRRILEEIKDPFMHIIRNCVDHGIEKPEERKKLGKNPEGTIKLIITQISGDKVKIQISDDGSGINIDKVKEKAAKNHILAQSEIKNIDDESAKTLIFKSGISTSDIITDISGRGLGLAIVHEKIQNLDGTISIETEADKGTAFNIILPITISTNRGIIVKVSNQEFVVPTDKVEKVIRIKSDEIELIENRAVVVWQEYIIPIFDLKDILQISDSNIEKSSSDIVSILIINFMEQRMALKVDEIVVEQEVLVKRFNKPLKRVKNISGATILGSGRVVPILNVQDLIKSSFKHEDNYFKVNSVSEEKVVEKKSIIVVDDSITSRTLLKNILENYGYQVKTAVDGLQGWRLMKNEKFDLVVTDIEMPVMNGFELTKKIRDDSKISDIPVVLVTSLESKEDKERGIDVGASAYIVKSDFRQSSLLDTIKRLI